Proteins from a genomic interval of Kitasatospora kifunensis:
- a CDS encoding nucleotidyltransferase domain-containing protein, which produces MRVLLSGVVGSTAYGLARAGSDVDRLGVFAVPTQELHGLQRPAESVVSTAPDRTWHEAAKWCRLALVCNPTAGELVWLPEELYEERTSLGSELIGLRQCFLSAGAVRSAYLGYAGQQFRKLQTRDTAVPETRARAAKHARHLVRLLEQAVGLHETGELRVRLAEPERVRELGERIAERPQAAEPLLAEAERRLDRPGVLPHAPDPRPVEDWLRRVRLANLTQQPCAS; this is translated from the coding sequence ATGCGGGTGCTGTTGTCCGGCGTGGTGGGGTCGACGGCGTACGGGCTGGCGCGGGCGGGGTCGGACGTGGACCGGCTCGGGGTGTTCGCGGTGCCGACGCAGGAGCTGCACGGTCTGCAGCGGCCGGCGGAGTCGGTGGTGAGCACGGCACCCGACCGGACCTGGCACGAGGCGGCGAAGTGGTGCCGGTTGGCGCTGGTGTGCAATCCGACGGCCGGTGAGCTGGTCTGGTTGCCCGAGGAGTTGTACGAGGAGCGGACCTCGCTGGGGTCGGAGCTGATCGGACTGCGGCAGTGCTTCCTGAGCGCCGGCGCGGTGCGGTCGGCCTATCTCGGTTACGCCGGGCAGCAGTTTCGCAAGCTGCAGACCCGGGACACCGCCGTCCCCGAGACCCGTGCCCGAGCGGCCAAGCACGCGCGGCACCTGGTACGGCTGCTGGAGCAGGCGGTCGGGCTGCACGAGACGGGCGAACTGCGCGTCCGGCTGGCCGAGCCCGAGCGGGTTCGGGAGTTGGGTGAGCGGATCGCCGAGCGCCCACAGGCCGCCGAGCCGCTGCTGGCCGAGGCCGAACGCCGGCTGGACCGCCCGGGTGTGCTGCCCCACGCCCCCGACCCACGCCCGGTGGAGGACTGGCTGCGCCGGGTCCGCCTGGCGAACCTGACGCAGCAACCGTGCGCGAGCTGA
- a CDS encoding DUF3592 domain-containing protein, producing MGRDGHEVLLSCWWAGLVLLVVGVPAISLALTKFARRGTEVQGTVTEVLLIRRRNEAATLLPVVRFTDAASEREVIGSPSCGRVPLAGWPGQPITVRYLPGFPEKFQAGPQSSVFDAALTSLLVMTLGSVALVLTRWTDPDAIATSAVLGASGVALCAAILLTRHADRSEQCTALREKGVVSYGRIVGSLVVDGGGNDAHRFHPVLAFTCAGGEEVTGVDLHTVSCQSYPLDGGPVPVRHLPENPLLFAVDASLRPKPSTGGPAARMIGLVTVLACCGVLIMVGANLGHLGHR from the coding sequence ATGGGCCGGGACGGCCACGAGGTACTGCTGAGCTGTTGGTGGGCCGGCCTGGTCCTGCTCGTGGTCGGCGTACCCGCCATCAGTCTGGCGCTCACCAAGTTCGCGCGGCGCGGTACGGAGGTCCAGGGCACCGTCACCGAGGTGCTGCTGATCCGCCGGCGCAACGAGGCCGCCACGCTGCTCCCGGTGGTGCGGTTCACCGACGCCGCCTCCGAGCGCGAGGTGATCGGGTCGCCGTCCTGCGGCCGGGTGCCGCTGGCCGGTTGGCCGGGGCAGCCGATCACCGTGCGGTACCTGCCGGGGTTCCCGGAGAAGTTCCAGGCCGGGCCGCAGAGCAGCGTGTTCGACGCCGCGCTGACCAGTCTGCTGGTGATGACGCTCGGGTCGGTCGCCCTGGTGCTGACCCGCTGGACCGACCCCGACGCGATCGCGACCAGCGCGGTGCTCGGCGCCTCCGGCGTGGCGCTCTGCGCGGCGATCCTGCTGACCCGCCACGCGGACCGCTCCGAGCAATGTACTGCGCTGCGGGAAAAGGGAGTTGTCAGCTACGGCCGGATCGTCGGCTCCCTCGTGGTGGACGGCGGCGGCAACGATGCGCACCGCTTCCACCCGGTGCTCGCCTTCACCTGTGCCGGCGGCGAGGAGGTGACCGGGGTCGACCTGCACACGGTCAGCTGCCAGAGCTACCCCCTGGACGGCGGCCCGGTCCCGGTGCGCCATCTGCCGGAGAACCCGCTGCTCTTCGCGGTTGACGCCTCGCTGCGTCCGAAGCCGTCCACCGGCGGCCCGGCGGCCCGGATGATCGGCCTGGTCACGGTGCTCGCCTGCTGCGGGGTGTTGATCATGGTCGGTGCCAACCTCGGCCATCTCGGCCACCGCTGA
- a CDS encoding DEAD/DEAH box helicase, whose product MSLVDDARFVMPADAQDEALDAAADLTDATVDVTIDALETAEVEVADDAEVAAEPTVTFGDLGLHDDVVRALAKRGVTTPFPIQAATIPDALAGKDVLGRGRTGSGKTLSFGLPLLTRLADGERTKPKHPRGLILVPTRELAMQVADALEPFGSVLGLKLKVVCGGTSMSNQIYALERGVDVLVATPGRLRDLINRGTAKLADVQTVVLDEADQMADMGFLPEVTEILDQVPTGGQRLLFSATLENEIDSLVKRYLSNPVTHEVDAAQGAVTTMTHHILVVKPKDKAPITNAIAARKGRTIIFVRTQMGADRVAEQLIEAGVKADALHGGMTQGARTRVLGDFKDGYVNVVVATDVAARGIHVDGIDLVLNVDPAGDHKDYLHRSGRTARAGRSGAVVTLVLPHQRRGVFRLMEDAGVDASRHILDHAFDAEVAKITGARSLIEVQAESASGIAGAAEREVAEMTRQLERAQRRANELREEADRLTARAARERAELGIEDEAPAQDAQGEAAEAVAVAEPVREVRESRESRESSREERVPAYREARNERPSYGDRDRGDRGDRGGRSFGGDRPARSFGDRDRDRDNRGGGFGSRDRDDRGGRSFGGDRPARSFGDRDNRGGGFGSRDRDDRGGRSFGDRDNRGGGFGSRDRDDRGGRSFGGDRPARSFGDRDRDNRGGGFGSRDRDDRGGRSFGGDRSFGDRPARSFGDRDNRGGAGSTSRPFARRDDHRSGGRPQGGSSFGDRDNRGGRSFGGDRDNRGGSFNGGDRKPRWKN is encoded by the coding sequence TTGTCTCTCGTTGACGACGCCCGCTTCGTCATGCCCGCTGACGCCCAGGACGAGGCCCTCGACGCCGCCGCCGACCTGACCGACGCCACCGTTGACGTCACCATCGACGCCCTGGAGACCGCTGAGGTCGAGGTTGCCGACGACGCCGAGGTTGCTGCCGAGCCGACCGTCACCTTCGGTGACCTCGGTCTGCACGACGACGTGGTGCGCGCCCTCGCCAAGCGTGGCGTGACCACCCCGTTCCCGATCCAGGCCGCCACCATCCCGGATGCGCTGGCCGGCAAGGACGTGCTCGGCCGTGGCCGTACCGGCTCCGGCAAGACCCTGAGCTTCGGCCTGCCGCTGCTGACCCGTCTCGCCGACGGCGAGCGCACCAAGCCCAAGCACCCGCGCGGCCTGATCCTGGTGCCGACCCGTGAGCTGGCCATGCAGGTCGCCGACGCGCTGGAGCCGTTCGGCTCGGTGCTCGGCCTCAAGCTCAAGGTCGTCTGCGGTGGCACCTCGATGTCGAACCAGATCTACGCGCTGGAGCGCGGCGTCGACGTCCTGGTCGCCACCCCCGGCCGCCTGCGTGACCTGATCAACCGCGGCACCGCCAAGCTCGCCGACGTCCAGACCGTCGTGCTCGACGAGGCCGACCAGATGGCCGACATGGGCTTCCTGCCCGAGGTCACCGAGATCCTCGACCAGGTGCCGACCGGCGGCCAGCGCCTGCTCTTCTCCGCCACCCTGGAGAACGAGATCGACAGCCTGGTCAAGCGCTACCTGAGCAACCCGGTCACCCACGAGGTCGACGCGGCCCAGGGCGCGGTCACCACCATGACCCACCACATCCTCGTGGTGAAGCCCAAGGACAAGGCGCCGATCACCAACGCGATCGCCGCCCGCAAGGGCCGCACGATCATCTTCGTCCGCACCCAGATGGGTGCTGACCGGGTGGCCGAGCAGCTGATCGAGGCCGGCGTGAAGGCTGACGCGCTGCACGGCGGTATGACCCAGGGCGCCCGCACCCGGGTGCTGGGCGACTTCAAGGACGGCTACGTCAACGTGGTCGTCGCCACCGACGTCGCCGCCCGAGGCATCCACGTGGACGGCATCGACCTGGTGCTGAACGTGGACCCGGCCGGTGACCACAAGGACTACCTGCACCGCTCCGGCCGTACCGCTCGCGCGGGCCGCTCCGGTGCCGTCGTCACCCTGGTGCTGCCGCACCAGCGCCGTGGCGTCTTCCGCCTGATGGAGGACGCGGGCGTGGACGCCTCGCGCCACATCCTGGACCACGCCTTCGACGCCGAGGTCGCCAAGATCACCGGCGCCCGCTCGCTGATCGAGGTCCAGGCGGAGAGCGCCTCGGGCATCGCCGGTGCGGCCGAGCGCGAGGTCGCCGAGATGACCCGCCAGCTGGAGCGCGCGCAGCGCCGTGCGAACGAGCTGCGCGAGGAGGCCGACCGCCTCACCGCGCGGGCCGCCCGCGAGCGGGCCGAGCTGGGCATCGAGGACGAGGCGCCGGCGCAGGACGCGCAGGGCGAGGCCGCTGAGGCCGTCGCCGTCGCGGAGCCGGTGCGCGAGGTGCGCGAGTCCCGTGAGTCCCGTGAGTCGTCCCGCGAGGAGCGGGTGCCGGCGTACCGCGAGGCCCGCAACGAGCGTCCGTCGTACGGCGATCGTGACCGTGGCGACCGCGGCGACCGTGGTGGTCGTTCCTTCGGTGGTGACCGTCCGGCGCGTTCCTTCGGTGACCGCGACCGTGACCGTGACAACCGTGGTGGCGGTTTCGGTTCGCGTGACCGTGACGACCGTGGTGGCCGCTCCTTCGGTGGCGACCGTCCGGCGCGTTCCTTCGGTGACCGTGACAACCGCGGTGGTGGCTTCGGTTCGCGTGACCGCGACGACCGTGGCGGCCGCTCCTTCGGCGACCGTGACAACCGTGGTGGCGGTTTCGGTTCGCGTGACCGTGACGACCGTGGTGGCCGCTCCTTCGGTGGCGACCGTCCGGCGCGTTCCTTCGGTGACCGTGACCGTGACAACCGCGGTGGTGGCTTCGGTTCGCGTGACCGCGACGACCGTGGCGGCCGCTCCTTCGGTGGCGACCGTTCCTTCGGTGACCGTCCGGCCCGCTCGTTCGGCGACCGTGACAACCGCGGTGGCGCCGGCAGCACCAGCCGTCCGTTCGCCCGTCGCGACGACCACCGCTCGGGTGGCCGTCCGCAGGGTGGCTCCTCGTTCGGTGACCGCGACAACCGTGGCGGCCGCTCCTTCGGCGGCGACCGCGACAACCGTGGCGGCAGCTTCAACGGCGGCGACCGCAAGCCGCGTTGGAAGAACTGA
- a CDS encoding metallopeptidase family protein: MSREDFETLVGDALDQIPPQLAAMMDNVAVFVEDEPDPATPDLLGLYEGTPLTERGEWYAGVLPDRIIIYRGPTLRLCETRELVVAEVRTTVIHEVAHHFGFDDHELHELGWS; encoded by the coding sequence ATGAGCCGGGAAGATTTCGAGACGCTGGTCGGCGACGCCCTCGACCAGATCCCCCCGCAGCTGGCGGCGATGATGGACAACGTGGCCGTCTTCGTCGAGGACGAACCCGACCCCGCCACCCCCGACCTGCTCGGCCTCTACGAAGGCACCCCGCTCACCGAGCGCGGCGAGTGGTACGCCGGCGTGCTGCCCGATCGGATCATCATCTACCGCGGCCCGACCCTGCGGCTGTGCGAGACCCGCGAGCTGGTGGTCGCCGAGGTCCGCACCACCGTGATCCACGAAGTCGCCCACCACTTCGGCTTCGACGACCACGAACTGCACGAGCTCGGCTGGTCCTGA
- a CDS encoding GlxA family transcriptional regulator yields MPTVRRPRVAVLAYDGVRLLDLAAPLEVFGTAGAYEVVLCSPGGVPVTASTGTVLSVAADAFAVRAHTVVVPGSSTLPDGPAPPGLVAAAAALAASASRVTSVCTGAFVLAETGLLDGRRATTHWRHAAALSRRYPRVTVEPDSIYVRDGHLLTSAGVSAGLDLALALVEDDLGPQAAREVARDLVVFMQRSGGQSQFSVPARTPRPRHDALRAALDAVAADPAADHSAAALGARVGMSARQLARLFRAQLDTTPSRYVEQMRLEAARGLLEAGESVTGAARRSGLGSDETLRRVFLRHLGVPPSTYAARFRSTR; encoded by the coding sequence ATGCCCACTGTGCGCAGGCCCCGGGTCGCCGTGCTCGCCTACGACGGGGTGCGGCTGCTGGACCTGGCCGCGCCGCTGGAGGTGTTCGGCACCGCCGGGGCGTACGAGGTCGTCCTCTGCTCGCCCGGCGGGGTGCCCGTCACCGCGTCGACCGGCACCGTTCTGTCGGTGGCGGCCGACGCCTTCGCGGTGCGCGCGCACACCGTCGTGGTGCCCGGTTCGTCGACCCTCCCGGACGGGCCCGCGCCACCGGGCCTGGTGGCCGCGGCCGCGGCGCTGGCAGCCTCGGCGAGCCGCGTCACCTCGGTCTGCACGGGCGCCTTCGTGCTGGCCGAGACCGGACTGCTGGACGGCCGCCGGGCCACCACGCACTGGCGGCACGCGGCGGCCCTGAGCCGGCGCTACCCGCGGGTCACCGTCGAGCCGGACTCGATCTACGTGCGGGACGGCCACCTGCTGACCTCGGCCGGCGTCAGCGCCGGGCTCGATCTCGCCCTCGCCCTGGTCGAGGACGACCTCGGTCCGCAGGCCGCCCGCGAGGTCGCCCGCGACCTGGTGGTCTTCATGCAGCGCTCGGGCGGTCAGTCCCAGTTCTCCGTACCGGCCCGAACCCCGCGGCCACGCCACGACGCCCTGCGCGCCGCGCTCGACGCGGTCGCGGCCGACCCGGCCGCCGACCACTCGGCGGCGGCCCTGGGCGCCCGGGTCGGCATGAGCGCCCGTCAGCTGGCCCGACTCTTCCGGGCGCAGCTCGACACGACTCCCTCGCGCTACGTCGAGCAGATGCGTCTGGAGGCGGCGCGCGGCCTGCTGGAGGCGGGGGAGTCGGTGACCGGCGCGGCCCGGCGCTCGGGCCTGGGCAGCGACGAGACGCTGCGCCGGGTCTTCCTGCGGCACCTCGGCGTCCCGCCGTCGACGTACGCGGCGCGGTTCCGCAGCACCAGGTGA